A window of Dissulfurirhabdus thermomarina contains these coding sequences:
- a CDS encoding tRNA-queuosine alpha-mannosyltransferase domain-containing protein, with product MRTPRILVIEPYLGGSHAAFLRGLQRAVAAEWTVMGLPARQWKWRMRLAAPFFAERLAGCRDRFDRVLSSTYLDAAAFRGLAPAWTRCVPLLAYFHENQFAYPVQAEDERDFHFALTNLTTALAADRLAFNSAHNLATFLEGARRLLRVPRDLALDDPAGRIRARSTVLPPGVDFADIDRAPRPPRDGGAPVVVWNHRWEHDKDPETFFEVLFRLDRRGVPFRLVVLGQSFERQPAVFRAARRRLGHRILHFGTAPDRASYAAWLRRGDVAVSTARHEFFGIAVLEAVRAGCRPLLPRRLAYPELFPGEFLYEEGTLEARLEALLREGCPGLGAERARALTEPFSWAALGERYRAWILDGAAGEAGGRPGGGKEAADAAPLG from the coding sequence ATGCGGACCCCCCGGATCCTGGTCATAGAACCCTACCTCGGCGGCTCCCACGCGGCCTTTCTCCGGGGGCTCCAGCGGGCGGTTGCCGCCGAGTGGACCGTGATGGGGCTCCCGGCCCGGCAGTGGAAGTGGCGGATGCGCCTTGCGGCGCCCTTCTTCGCCGAGCGCCTGGCCGGGTGCCGGGACCGGTTCGACCGGGTCCTCTCTTCCACCTACCTGGACGCCGCGGCCTTCCGGGGGCTCGCCCCGGCCTGGACCCGGTGCGTGCCGCTCCTCGCCTACTTCCACGAGAACCAGTTCGCCTACCCGGTGCAGGCGGAGGACGAGCGGGACTTCCACTTCGCCCTCACGAACCTCACCACGGCCCTGGCCGCCGACCGGCTGGCCTTCAACTCCGCCCACAACCTCGCAACCTTCCTCGAGGGGGCCCGGCGCCTCCTCCGCGTGCCCCGGGACCTCGCCCTCGACGACCCGGCCGGCCGGATCCGTGCCCGGAGCACGGTGCTGCCCCCCGGGGTGGACTTCGCCGACATCGACCGGGCCCCGCGGCCGCCCCGCGACGGGGGGGCGCCGGTGGTGGTCTGGAACCACCGGTGGGAGCACGACAAGGACCCGGAGACCTTCTTCGAGGTCCTCTTCCGGCTCGACCGGCGGGGTGTGCCCTTCCGGCTCGTGGTGCTCGGGCAGTCCTTCGAGCGGCAGCCGGCCGTCTTCCGGGCCGCCCGGCGGCGGCTGGGCCACCGGATCCTCCACTTCGGGACGGCCCCGGACCGGGCCTCCTACGCGGCCTGGCTGCGCCGGGGCGACGTGGCGGTCTCCACGGCGCGGCACGAGTTCTTCGGGATCGCCGTCCTCGAGGCGGTCCGGGCGGGATGCCGGCCGCTGCTCCCCCGGCGGCTCGCGTACCCGGAACTCTTCCCCGGCGAGTTCCTCTACGAGGAGGGGACGCTCGAGGCGCGGCTCGAGGCCCTTCTGCGGGAGGGGTGCCCGGGGCTCGGCGCGGAGCGGGCCCGCGCCCTCACGGAACCCTTTTCCTGGGCCGCCCTGGGGGAGAGGTACCGGGCCTGGATCCTCGACGGCGCGGCGGGGGAGGCCGGGGGGCGGCCCGGCGGCGGGAAGGAGGCGGCAGATGCGGCCCCCCTGGGATGA
- a CDS encoding prenyltransferase/squalene oxidase repeat-containing protein: protein MRPPWDEIADGVLRFVAARRKAAGGYAATPLLPATAEDTYHALRTLEALEAAGAAVPPPDAGLREWIAGELGVPGRDPRTLYHLCWSARRVGVPAAGPAPGVGGRDTLEARFWRHRLREAGCVAAGPAGAPAPARRPPVVREVWMALVLARAAGEAPGWAAGAAAWVRACQNGDGGFGCRPGTTSFVEHCHTALRVLAMLGAVPRDLAAARTYVLACRTGAGGFARIHGAAAFLDATRHAVGALRLLDRWRPA from the coding sequence ATGCGGCCCCCCTGGGATGAGATCGCCGACGGCGTGCTTCGTTTCGTGGCGGCGCGGCGGAAGGCGGCCGGGGGCTACGCCGCCACCCCGCTCCTGCCCGCCACGGCGGAGGACACCTATCACGCCCTCCGGACCCTGGAGGCCCTGGAGGCGGCGGGGGCGGCCGTCCCGCCCCCGGATGCCGGCCTCCGGGAATGGATCGCCGGGGAGCTCGGGGTGCCGGGGCGCGACCCCCGCACGCTGTACCACCTGTGCTGGAGCGCCCGGCGGGTGGGGGTGCCGGCGGCCGGGCCCGCCCCGGGGGTGGGGGGGCGGGACACCCTTGAGGCCCGCTTCTGGCGCCACCGGCTCCGGGAGGCGGGGTGCGTCGCGGCCGGCCCGGCGGGGGCGCCGGCCCCGGCGCGGCGGCCCCCCGTGGTGCGCGAGGTATGGATGGCGCTGGTGCTCGCCCGGGCGGCGGGGGAGGCCCCCGGATGGGCCGCCGGCGCGGCGGCCTGGGTCCGGGCCTGCCAGAACGGCGACGGGGGCTTCGGGTGCCGGCCGGGGACGACCTCCTTCGTGGAACACTGCCACACGGCCCTCCGCGTACTGGCGATGCTCGGGGCCGTGCCCCGCGACCTGGCGGCCGCCCGGACCTACGTCCTCGCCTGCCGCACCGGCGCCGGCGGATTCGCCCGCATCCACGGGGCGGCGGCCTTCCTCGACGCCACCCGCCATGCCGTGGGGGCCCTCCGGCTCCTCGACCGCTGGCGCCCCGCCTGA
- a CDS encoding TetR/AcrR family transcriptional regulator codes for MTEPDTKTRLLDAAERLFARDGYHGTSLRAITGAAGVNLAAVNYHFGSKEALMVAVLERRLVPLNRARSRGVAEAVAAARARGHRPRPREILRAVLVPTLRFMASEPGARHFVALVGRAHADPDPTVRDTFRRLVAPLHRQVFSALSEALPHLPPGVLYWRILFFLGAMNITFHAWTTLPLVPEGVRPPTGADELVEILLDFAAAGMEAPA; via the coding sequence GTGACCGAACCCGACACCAAGACCCGTCTCTTGGACGCCGCCGAGCGGCTCTTCGCCCGCGACGGCTACCACGGCACCTCGCTCCGGGCCATCACGGGGGCCGCCGGGGTGAACCTCGCCGCCGTGAACTACCACTTCGGCTCCAAGGAGGCCCTCATGGTGGCGGTCCTCGAACGGCGCCTGGTGCCGCTCAACCGGGCCCGGTCCCGGGGGGTGGCCGAGGCGGTGGCGGCGGCCCGGGCGCGCGGGCACCGGCCCCGGCCCCGCGAGATCCTCCGGGCCGTCCTCGTGCCGACCCTCCGGTTCATGGCGTCGGAGCCCGGGGCGCGGCACTTCGTGGCGCTGGTGGGGCGGGCCCACGCGGACCCCGACCCCACGGTCCGCGACACCTTCCGCCGCCTGGTGGCGCCGCTCCACCGGCAGGTCTTCTCGGCGCTGTCCGAGGCCCTGCCGCACCTGCCGCCGGGGGTCCTCTACTGGCGGATCCTCTTCTTCCTGGGGGCCATGAACATCACCTTCCACGCCTGGACCACGCTGCCCCTGGTCCCGGAGGGGGTCCGGCCGCCCACCGGGGCGGACGAGCTGGTGGAGATCCTCCTCGACTTCGCGGCCGCGGGGATGGAGGCGCCGGCATGA
- a CDS encoding efflux transporter outer membrane subunit yields the protein MRAGDGAARWRGAAALCVLAAVAGLSGCARYGDRVPGAPVAVPAAYAEAGAAANATAARIGRWWERFGDPSLDALVAAALRHNPGLGQALARLRQAEARLRVAGAPLLPTLDASGELSRDKQTGFFGPTTGTNYRYSLAAGYELDLWGKLRNRRKAARFEAGAAREDAKALFLSLTYQVADLYFEARETAARHTLAERRAAVAAEILRRVEARYREGLVDAGEVYRARRDLAAAETARAALAAESAAARHALAVLTGRFPAQLEALPGGPLPAPPPLPAVGLPSDLLVRRPDIEAALLRIRARDAELGAAVADRFPSVNLLATLGESRVDYGAGAVTGPFWRLAADLALPLVDGGRRRAEAARSRAAVAEAFEAYREALLRAAREVEDALARERAEAGHAAAAERDWAAARLAADREANRYRAGLSDWLSLQQARLAALAAESDLAAARRAWLSARLGLVRALGGDWMDETLARAQGTEGDGEYR from the coding sequence ATGAGGGCCGGGGACGGCGCGGCCCGGTGGCGGGGCGCGGCGGCCCTCTGCGTCCTCGCGGCGGTGGCGGGGCTCTCCGGCTGCGCCCGCTACGGGGACCGCGTCCCCGGGGCCCCCGTGGCCGTCCCGGCGGCCTACGCCGAGGCCGGCGCCGCCGCCAACGCCACGGCGGCCCGGATCGGCCGCTGGTGGGAGCGCTTCGGCGATCCAAGCCTCGACGCCCTGGTGGCGGCGGCGCTGCGGCACAACCCGGGGCTGGGCCAGGCCCTGGCCCGGCTCCGGCAGGCCGAGGCCCGTCTCCGCGTCGCGGGGGCGCCCCTCTTGCCCACCCTGGACGCCTCCGGCGAGCTCAGCCGCGACAAGCAGACGGGCTTCTTCGGCCCCACCACCGGGACCAACTACCGGTATTCCCTGGCCGCGGGCTACGAGCTGGATCTCTGGGGAAAGCTCCGCAACCGCCGGAAGGCCGCCCGGTTCGAGGCCGGGGCGGCCCGCGAGGACGCCAAGGCCCTCTTCCTCTCCCTGACCTACCAGGTGGCCGACCTCTACTTCGAGGCCCGGGAGACGGCGGCCCGGCACACCCTGGCGGAGCGCCGGGCGGCGGTGGCGGCGGAGATCCTCCGGCGCGTGGAGGCGCGCTACCGGGAGGGGCTCGTGGACGCGGGCGAGGTCTACCGGGCCCGGCGGGACCTCGCCGCCGCGGAGACGGCCCGCGCGGCCCTCGCGGCCGAGTCCGCCGCGGCCCGGCACGCCCTGGCGGTGCTCACCGGCCGGTTCCCGGCACAGCTCGAGGCCCTGCCCGGCGGGCCGCTCCCGGCCCCCCCGCCGCTTCCTGCCGTGGGCCTCCCGTCGGATCTCCTCGTCCGGCGGCCGGACATCGAGGCGGCGCTCCTCCGGATCCGGGCCCGGGACGCCGAGCTCGGCGCCGCCGTGGCCGACCGGTTCCCGTCGGTGAATCTCCTGGCGACCCTGGGCGAGAGCCGGGTGGACTACGGGGCCGGCGCGGTGACCGGCCCCTTCTGGCGCCTCGCCGCCGACCTCGCCCTCCCCCTGGTGGACGGGGGGCGGCGGCGGGCCGAGGCGGCGCGTTCGCGGGCGGCGGTGGCGGAGGCCTTCGAGGCCTACCGCGAGGCCCTCCTCCGGGCGGCCCGGGAGGTGGAGGACGCCCTGGCCCGGGAGCGGGCCGAGGCGGGACACGCGGCGGCGGCGGAGCGGGACTGGGCCGCGGCCCGGTTGGCGGCCGACCGGGAGGCGAATCGCTACCGGGCGGGCCTTTCCGACTGGCTCTCCCTCCAGCAGGCGCGCCTGGCGGCGCTGGCCGCCGAGTCGGACCTCGCCGCCGCCCGCCGGGCGTGGCTCTCCGCCCGGCTGGGCCTCGTCCGGGCCCTCGGCGGCGACTGGATGGACGAGACCCTGGCCCGGGCGCAGGGGACCGAAGGCGATGGAGAATACCGATGA
- a CDS encoding efflux RND transporter periplasmic adaptor subunit has protein sequence MKTKRRIFLVGLPLAVILAGALAMKGLEVLRPAPRKAAPPPAGALVRVIEVHRVDRTARVLGTGTVQPLREVTLVPQVGGKVVEVAPGFVAGGFFRAGDLLFRIEDADYRLAVRKARAALARAKVELAQVEGKARVAREEWERIEGKGAPPPSPLVLYGPQLEEARAAVAAAEADLAKAELDLARTRVSAPFDCRVRSEQVEVGQVVNPGAQVAVLAGTAAAEIVVPLPVAELAWIRFPPAGSDEGGSPARVRYRAAGVDLSWRGRVVRALGEVDPKGRMARVVVRVDHPYGGRAGDPGPAGDLAEGLFVAVEIEGRSLRGVVAVPRSVLHEGETVWIMDGARRLRVRRLQVARYEGDEVLAAGGLDDGDRVVVTPLVGAADGMRLRLAAGGGGR, from the coding sequence ATGAAGACCAAGCGACGCATCTTCCTCGTGGGGCTGCCGCTGGCGGTGATTCTCGCGGGGGCTCTCGCCATGAAGGGGCTCGAGGTCCTGCGGCCCGCGCCGCGGAAGGCCGCCCCGCCCCCGGCCGGGGCCCTGGTCCGGGTCATCGAGGTGCACCGGGTGGACCGGACGGCCCGGGTCCTCGGCACCGGCACGGTCCAGCCCCTCCGGGAGGTGACCCTCGTGCCCCAGGTGGGCGGCAAGGTGGTGGAGGTGGCCCCCGGGTTCGTGGCGGGGGGCTTCTTCCGGGCCGGGGATCTCCTCTTCCGGATCGAGGACGCGGACTACCGGCTCGCGGTCCGCAAGGCCCGGGCGGCCCTGGCCCGGGCGAAGGTGGAGTTGGCCCAGGTGGAGGGCAAGGCCCGGGTGGCCCGGGAGGAATGGGAGCGGATCGAGGGCAAGGGGGCGCCGCCGCCGAGCCCGCTCGTCCTCTACGGCCCACAGCTCGAGGAGGCCCGGGCCGCCGTGGCCGCCGCCGAGGCCGATCTTGCAAAGGCCGAGCTGGATCTCGCCCGCACCCGGGTCTCGGCCCCCTTCGACTGCCGGGTTCGCTCCGAGCAGGTGGAGGTGGGCCAGGTGGTGAACCCCGGCGCCCAGGTGGCCGTCCTCGCCGGGACGGCCGCCGCCGAGATCGTCGTTCCGCTGCCGGTGGCGGAACTCGCCTGGATCCGCTTCCCCCCGGCGGGGTCGGACGAGGGCGGCTCCCCGGCCCGGGTGCGCTACCGGGCCGCGGGGGTCGACCTGTCGTGGCGGGGCCGGGTGGTGCGGGCCCTGGGCGAGGTGGACCCAAAGGGCCGCATGGCCCGGGTGGTGGTCCGGGTGGACCACCCCTACGGGGGCCGGGCGGGCGACCCCGGCCCGGCCGGCGACCTCGCCGAGGGACTCTTCGTGGCGGTGGAGATCGAGGGGCGGTCCCTTCGGGGGGTGGTGGCCGTGCCGAGGAGCGTCCTCCACGAGGGGGAGACCGTGTGGATCATGGACGGGGCCCGCCGGCTCAGGGTCCGCCGGCTGCAGGTGGCCCGTTACGAAGGCGACGAGGTCCTGGCGGCCGGGGGCCTCGACGACGGCGACCGGGTGGTGGTGACCCCCCTCGTGGGGGCCGCCGACGGCATGCGGCTGCGCCTGGCGGCGGGGGGAGGCGGCCGGTGA
- a CDS encoding efflux RND transporter permease subunit, protein MKGPMAWMARNPVAANLLMMVFVVGGVVMGTAIKQEIFPEVLLDRIRISVAYPGATPADVEEGVILPIEENIRAVDGIKEVQAVAAEGLGTVVAEIHAGEDADRILQDIKSEVDRITTFPRDAEEPVIAKVVNRRQVLSVVVYGDVPERTLREQAERIRDDLLALPEISQVDLGGVRPYEIAVEIPEENLRRYNLTLEQVAQRIRRASLDVPGGVVKAEGGEILLRTKERRDFAPGYADIVVVEAADGTRVRLGEIARVRDTFEETDTSARFDGMPAAMVDVFRIGDQKPIDISRAVRRYVARKAPELPPSLHLATWNDRSEILRDRERLLLKNAAMGFVLVFVTLGLFLQIRLAFWVMLGIPISFLGALFFMPALDVSINMISLFAFIMALGIVVDDAIVVGENVFEHRQRGKDYLRAAVDGVREVGVPVIFSVLTTVAAFVPLAAVSGMMGKFIRVIPLVVISILSVSLVESLFVLPAHLGHGRPRPPRPGGFAARWVDRPRRWVAARLDGFIRGPYARLLALSLKWRYVSVAVAVAVLLVTFGLVKGGILKFRFMPEVDGDVIRVHLEMPRGTPVDETARAVAEIVRKGRRVAARFDKDAEGGRILRHVYTVVGGTMAAGGPGATGATSSGGHLADIAMLLVKSEYRDVAAADVNDAWRRAVGEVPGAEVLTFTSNVMRLGANIDVRLAHEDFAVLKAAARRVKAALAGFRGVGDIADDNPPGKREFRFRLTPAALTLGVTEEDLGRQIRSFYYGAEALRLQRGRNEVKVMVRYPAGERHRLASLDRVRIRTPGGGELPLRQAATVTETRGYSEIHRVDQKRVVDVTASVDSRSAEVDQIKAALAGGVLRSLAADYPGLSYSFEGEEKERRESMASMMRGFALALFAIYALLAIPFRSYVQPLIIMAAIPFGVVGAAVGHLVMGYNLSILSLFGIVALSGVVVNDSLLLIDQVNRNRAEGMVLLAAVKEAGRRRFRPILLTSLTTFFGLTPMILETSVQARFLIPMAISLGFGILFATGITLLLIPSLYLVAEDLRRLAGRVLRRERATA, encoded by the coding sequence GTGAAGGGTCCCATGGCCTGGATGGCCCGGAACCCCGTGGCCGCCAATCTCCTCATGATGGTCTTCGTGGTGGGGGGCGTGGTCATGGGGACCGCCATCAAGCAGGAGATCTTCCCCGAGGTTCTCCTGGACCGGATCCGGATCTCCGTGGCCTACCCCGGGGCCACCCCCGCGGACGTGGAGGAGGGGGTGATCCTTCCCATCGAGGAGAACATCCGGGCGGTGGACGGCATCAAGGAGGTCCAGGCCGTGGCCGCCGAGGGCCTCGGCACGGTGGTCGCCGAGATCCACGCCGGGGAGGACGCCGACCGGATCCTCCAGGACATCAAGAGCGAGGTGGACCGCATCACCACCTTCCCCCGGGACGCGGAGGAGCCGGTGATCGCCAAGGTGGTGAACCGGCGCCAGGTCCTCTCCGTGGTGGTCTACGGGGACGTTCCGGAGCGGACCCTCAGGGAGCAGGCCGAGCGGATCCGGGACGATCTCCTCGCCCTTCCGGAGATCAGCCAGGTGGACCTCGGCGGGGTCCGGCCCTACGAGATCGCCGTGGAGATCCCGGAGGAGAACCTGCGCCGCTACAACCTCACCCTCGAGCAGGTGGCCCAGCGGATCCGCCGGGCCTCCCTGGACGTCCCCGGCGGCGTGGTGAAGGCCGAGGGCGGCGAGATCCTGCTGCGGACCAAGGAACGGCGGGATTTCGCCCCGGGCTACGCCGACATCGTGGTGGTGGAGGCGGCGGACGGGACCCGGGTGCGCCTGGGCGAGATCGCCCGGGTGCGGGACACCTTCGAAGAGACGGACACCTCGGCCCGCTTCGACGGGATGCCCGCGGCCATGGTGGACGTCTTCCGGATCGGCGACCAGAAGCCCATCGACATCTCGCGGGCCGTCCGCCGCTACGTCGCCCGGAAGGCGCCGGAGCTGCCGCCCTCCCTCCACCTGGCCACCTGGAACGACCGCTCGGAGATCCTCCGGGACCGCGAGCGGCTGCTCCTCAAGAACGCCGCCATGGGCTTCGTCCTGGTCTTCGTGACCCTGGGGCTCTTCCTCCAGATCCGGCTCGCCTTCTGGGTGATGCTGGGGATCCCCATCTCCTTCCTGGGGGCCCTCTTCTTCATGCCGGCCCTCGACGTCTCCATCAACATGATCTCCCTCTTCGCCTTCATCATGGCCCTCGGGATCGTGGTGGACGACGCCATCGTTGTGGGGGAGAACGTCTTCGAGCACCGCCAGCGGGGGAAGGACTACCTCCGCGCCGCCGTGGACGGGGTCCGGGAGGTGGGCGTCCCGGTGATTTTCTCGGTGCTCACCACGGTGGCGGCCTTCGTCCCGCTCGCCGCCGTCTCGGGCATGATGGGGAAGTTCATCCGGGTGATCCCCCTGGTGGTGATCTCCATCCTCTCGGTCTCGCTGGTGGAGTCGCTCTTCGTGCTCCCGGCCCACCTCGGCCACGGCCGGCCCCGGCCGCCCAGGCCCGGCGGTTTCGCCGCGCGCTGGGTGGACCGGCCCCGCCGGTGGGTGGCGGCCCGGCTCGACGGGTTCATCCGGGGGCCCTACGCCCGGCTCCTGGCTCTCTCTCTCAAGTGGCGCTACGTCTCGGTGGCCGTGGCGGTGGCGGTGCTCCTCGTGACCTTCGGGCTCGTCAAGGGCGGCATCCTCAAGTTCCGGTTCATGCCCGAGGTGGACGGGGACGTCATCCGGGTCCACCTCGAGATGCCCAGGGGGACCCCGGTGGACGAGACGGCCCGGGCCGTGGCCGAGATCGTCCGCAAGGGTCGACGGGTGGCGGCCCGGTTCGACAAGGACGCCGAGGGCGGGCGCATCCTTCGCCATGTCTACACCGTGGTGGGGGGGACCATGGCCGCCGGCGGCCCGGGCGCCACCGGCGCCACCAGCTCCGGCGGGCACCTCGCCGACATCGCCATGCTGCTCGTCAAGAGCGAGTACCGCGACGTGGCCGCGGCCGACGTGAACGACGCCTGGCGGCGGGCGGTGGGGGAGGTCCCCGGGGCCGAGGTCCTCACCTTCACCTCCAACGTCATGCGGCTCGGGGCCAACATCGACGTCCGGCTCGCCCACGAGGATTTCGCGGTGCTCAAGGCCGCGGCCCGGCGGGTCAAGGCGGCGCTGGCCGGCTTCCGGGGCGTGGGCGACATCGCCGACGACAACCCGCCGGGGAAGCGGGAGTTTCGGTTCCGGCTCACGCCGGCGGCCCTGACCCTCGGGGTCACCGAGGAGGACCTCGGCCGCCAGATCCGCTCCTTCTACTACGGGGCCGAGGCGCTGCGGCTCCAGCGGGGCCGCAACGAGGTGAAGGTCATGGTGCGCTACCCGGCCGGGGAGCGGCACCGGCTGGCCTCCCTGGACCGGGTCCGCATCCGGACCCCCGGCGGGGGGGAACTCCCCCTCCGGCAGGCCGCCACGGTGACCGAGACCCGGGGCTACAGCGAGATCCACCGGGTGGACCAGAAGCGGGTGGTGGACGTCACGGCCAGCGTGGACAGCCGGTCGGCCGAGGTGGACCAGATCAAGGCGGCCCTGGCCGGCGGAGTCCTCCGATCGCTGGCGGCGGACTACCCGGGCCTCTCCTACAGCTTCGAGGGGGAGGAGAAGGAACGGCGGGAGTCCATGGCGAGCATGATGCGGGGGTTCGCCCTGGCGCTCTTCGCCATCTATGCCCTCCTGGCCATCCCCTTTCGGAGCTACGTCCAGCCCCTCATCATCATGGCCGCCATCCCCTTCGGCGTGGTGGGCGCGGCGGTGGGCCACCTCGTCATGGGTTACAACCTGAGCATCCTCAGCCTGTTCGGGATCGTGGCGCTCTCCGGGGTGGTGGTCAACGACTCGCTGCTGCTCATCGACCAGGTGAACCGGAACCGGGCCGAGGGAATGGTGCTGCTCGCGGCGGTGAAGGAGGCCGGCCGGCGGCGCTTCCGGCCCATCCTCCTCACCTCGCTCACCACCTTCTTCGGGCTCACCCCCATGATCCTCGAGACCAGCGTCCAGGCCCGGTTCCTGATCCCCATGGCCATCAGCCTGGGCTTCGGTATCCTCTTCGCCACGGGGATCACCCTGCTCCTCATCCCGAGCCTCTACCTGGTGGCGGAGGACCTCCGGCGGCTGGCCGGCCGGGTCCTGCGCCGGGAGCGGGCCACGGCGTAG
- the pyrF gene encoding orotidine-5'-phosphate decarboxylase, translating into MARRDIPLEKRIIFALDVPTGAAARDWVRRLEPRVRFFKVGLQLFLAAGFGVVDWILARGHEVMLDLKFFDVPETVRLAVAQLAGRGVSFATVHGNDAILRAAVAAKGDVRLLAVTVLTSFDESDLRAMGMTGSVEDLVLRRARRAQELGCDGIVASGREAARVRAELGDGLLVVTPGIRPAGPGPGDDQRRKATAGEAVAAGADHVVVGRPVRDAADPLVAVTALQDEIAAALAAPAGA; encoded by the coding sequence ATGGCACGCCGGGACATCCCCCTGGAAAAACGGATCATCTTCGCCCTGGACGTCCCCACCGGGGCGGCGGCCCGGGACTGGGTGCGGCGTCTCGAGCCCAGGGTCCGGTTCTTCAAGGTGGGGCTCCAGCTCTTCCTCGCCGCCGGCTTCGGCGTGGTGGACTGGATCCTCGCCCGGGGCCACGAGGTGATGCTGGACCTCAAGTTCTTCGACGTCCCGGAGACGGTCCGCCTGGCCGTGGCCCAGCTCGCCGGCCGGGGGGTTAGCTTCGCCACCGTCCACGGCAACGACGCCATCCTCCGGGCCGCCGTGGCCGCCAAGGGCGACGTGCGGCTCCTGGCGGTGACGGTGCTGACCAGCTTCGACGAGTCGGACCTCCGGGCCATGGGAATGACGGGGTCCGTGGAAGACCTGGTGTTGCGGCGGGCCCGGCGGGCGCAGGAACTCGGCTGCGACGGGATCGTGGCCTCGGGCCGCGAGGCCGCCCGGGTGCGGGCCGAGCTGGGGGACGGGCTCCTGGTGGTGACCCCGGGGATCCGCCCGGCGGGCCCGGGCCCCGGGGACGACCAGCGCCGGAAGGCCACGGCCGGCGAGGCGGTGGCGGCCGGCGCGGACCACGTGGTGGTGGGGCGGCCCGTCCGGGACGCCGCGGATCCCCTGGTCGCGGTGACGGCGCTCCAGGACGAGATCGCCGCGGCCCTCGCCGCGCCCGCCGGGGCGTAG
- a CDS encoding metal ABC transporter permease encodes MTMEWLQVFTYGFMQRALAAGLLVGGSCAVLGVFLVLRREAMVGHGLAHVTFGGVALALFTGTAPLPVALAVALAAAWAMVRLKDRAGLGGDTGIGILASLGMAAGVILASLAGDFNAELLSYLFGSILAIDPGEVWIAGGLAAAVIAAVALCYHELIYDTFDRETARAAGLAVGRLDGLVVGLAAVTVVIGMRVVGLLLVAALLVVPAAAGLVSARSFRGAVLRSVAAALVSVAGGLVAAVAFDWPASGAIVAISGGLLLAALAAGRRG; translated from the coding sequence ATGACCATGGAATGGCTCCAGGTCTTCACCTACGGCTTCATGCAGCGGGCCCTGGCCGCCGGGCTCCTCGTGGGGGGCAGCTGCGCGGTGCTCGGGGTCTTCCTGGTGCTCCGGCGGGAGGCCATGGTGGGCCACGGTCTCGCCCACGTCACCTTCGGCGGGGTGGCGCTGGCCCTCTTCACCGGGACGGCGCCCTTGCCCGTGGCCCTCGCCGTGGCCCTCGCCGCGGCCTGGGCCATGGTCCGGCTCAAGGACCGGGCCGGGCTCGGGGGCGACACGGGGATCGGCATCCTGGCGAGCCTGGGGATGGCCGCCGGCGTGATCCTCGCCTCCCTGGCCGGCGACTTCAACGCGGAACTCCTCTCCTACCTCTTCGGGAGCATCCTCGCCATCGATCCCGGGGAGGTCTGGATCGCCGGCGGGCTGGCCGCGGCGGTCATCGCGGCGGTGGCCCTCTGCTACCACGAGCTCATCTACGACACCTTCGACCGGGAGACGGCCCGGGCGGCGGGGCTCGCCGTGGGGCGGCTCGACGGCCTGGTGGTGGGGCTCGCCGCCGTGACCGTGGTGATCGGGATGCGGGTGGTGGGGCTGCTGCTCGTGGCGGCCCTCCTCGTGGTGCCGGCCGCGGCGGGGCTGGTCTCGGCGCGGAGCTTCCGGGGGGCCGTGCTCCGGTCCGTGGCCGCGGCCCTGGTGTCGGTGGCGGGGGGGCTCGTGGCGGCGGTGGCGTTCGACTGGCCGGCCTCCGGCGCCATCGTGGCCATCTCCGGGGGCCTGCTGCTCGCGGCCCTGGCCGCGGGGCGGCGGGGATGA
- the mqnB gene encoding futalosine hydrolase produces MSPAAPGGAGGGGVVLAVPTRLELEPLRASARALGVPVLVTGVGPAAAAAAVARRLARHGDRVVVLAGVAGAFPGAGLDAGDLCLATEEVFGDLGRCTAGGVVPIEVEGEEVPERFPLDEGHRRLGGALDAAAPKTGRLVTVSCASGTPERAAALGRRFRALAENMEGAAAALACRAAGACLVELRAVSNVAGEPDRARWRVREALEALAPAAAAALEALAPAAEVRTGG; encoded by the coding sequence ATGAGCCCGGCGGCCCCGGGCGGAGCCGGCGGGGGCGGGGTGGTGCTCGCCGTGCCGACGCGGCTGGAGCTCGAGCCTCTCCGGGCCTCGGCCCGGGCCCTCGGGGTGCCCGTCCTCGTGACCGGAGTCGGCCCGGCGGCGGCCGCCGCCGCCGTGGCGCGGCGCCTGGCCCGGCACGGGGACCGGGTGGTGGTGCTCGCCGGGGTGGCGGGGGCCTTTCCGGGGGCGGGCCTCGATGCGGGGGATCTCTGCCTGGCCACCGAGGAGGTCTTCGGGGATCTCGGCCGGTGCACCGCCGGGGGCGTGGTCCCCATCGAGGTGGAGGGGGAAGAGGTCCCGGAGCGGTTTCCCCTGGACGAGGGGCACCGGCGCCTGGGCGGGGCCCTGGACGCCGCCGCCCCGAAGACCGGCCGCCTGGTGACCGTCTCCTGCGCCAGCGGGACCCCGGAGCGGGCGGCGGCCCTCGGACGCCGTTTCCGGGCCCTGGCCGAGAACATGGAGGGGGCGGCGGCGGCCCTGGCCTGCCGGGCGGCCGGGGCCTGCCTCGTGGAGCTGCGGGCCGTGAGCAACGTCGCGGGCGAGCCGGACCGCGCCCGGTGGCGGGTGCGGGAGGCCCTCGAGGCCCTGGCCCCGGCGGCGGCCGCGGCCCTCGAGGCCCTGGCCCCGGCGGCGGAGGTGCGGACCGGTGGCTAG